A stretch of the Nerophis ophidion isolate RoL-2023_Sa linkage group LG29, RoL_Noph_v1.0, whole genome shotgun sequence genome encodes the following:
- the LOC133546030 gene encoding uncharacterized protein LOC133546030: protein MVPQGPHGLPGSRRIPGTMGADRRIGNTGLKEMSDWYQEGWIPARSGRKRKARRQQPRQEWPIREEERPYHHPDDQGPRRFQPPPQRSYAEVARGRQNTHLESHHRPHSWTRRHFGHEEARYVQQEPRHSAPQWKNRNTAPPIHNTRNIRQQRFNPLPPLMPQYTPQNYPRNPPRPRKKRKQRRDPPRRNTAPNNVHNHNNNYNNYNTDIESNVKAKCFYNIIKITHHQNIVSKKDPPQSISKMEQTLATMIRPAVTNPDTDELIKDNAQMWAEETIFILRHHYREALKIEMDKITKFGGEDWRPAFQMASTWTRRHLGRRLMGDTLRLAEAQILAAFADLPVNTEVTRPTQALPRPPHHHLGVGWHHYRQHRPELVSIRGTRGGPPSTDDLLPPAFHTSSCSFETTLGTEEDTTPPSSQQISRRHHQREAAHTALSCTSRNTSSESTCNTGPCYPNTRKGHHTGDPHTDPGQHPTTTGVHGRTLLIDLDNEVLDFVGLTPVTSSANPNTPPDCSQLFRDLQKETAQSPQAPTPVRPPFIDHQDSPQQEQAPEGRPPTPSSPPPSTPLPIPATWEGPSTPTTPHSPTTSDSAEEVQVVMGAPPQKPTRHPNTSRKMSDWKLSTNRRILIVGDSNLAHIPPFHRNDLQIDSYPGANFRHAEALLARARVAVQVEVLVLAFGLNNCEQKVKETTIKQLQGALRAARNTFPTARVVIPLLNYSADLPLEEIKQSPAAE, encoded by the exons ATGGTTCCACAAGGACCACATGGTTTGCCTGGTTCCCGAAGAATTCCTGGAACGATGGGAGCTGACAGACGGATTGGAAACACAGGTCTTAAAG AAATGTCCGACTGGTACCAAGAGGGCTGGATTCCAGCCAGGTCGGGGCGGAAGCGCAAAGCCCGGCGACAACAACCGCGCCAAGAATGGCCAATCCGGGAAGAAGAGCGTCCCTACCATCATCCAGATGATCAAGGTCCTCGGCGTTTCCAACCACCACCTCAAAGATCCTATGCTGAAGTGGCAAGGGGACGCCAAAACACTCATTTGGAGAGTCATCACCGCCCCCACTCATGGACACGCCGCCATTTTGGCCACGAAGAAGCCAGATATGTGCAGCAGGAGCCGCGCCACAGCGCCCCTCAATGGAAAAATCGGAACACTGCACCCCCAATTCACAACACTAGGAACATTAGGCAGCAAAGATTCAATCCCCTGCCGCCTTTAATGCCTCAATATACACCACAAAATTATCCCCGCAATCCTCCCCGTCCCAGAAAAAAACGCAAGCAGCGTAGGGACCCTCCCAGGAGGAATACGGCCCCTAATAATGTTCATAatcacaataataattataacaattaCAACACAGATATTGAGAGCAATGTAAAAGCAAaatgtttttacaacattatcaAAATTACACACCATCAAAACATTGTTTCCAAAAAAGACCCCCCACAGTCCATAAGTAAAATGGAACAAACACTGGCCACCATGATTAGACCGGCGGTTACAAACCCTGACACTGATGAACTCATTAAAGACAATGCACAAATGTGGGCAGAAGAAACAATTTTTATTCTGAGACACCACTACAGAGAGGCcttaaaaattgaaatggacaaaaTTACCAAATTTGGTGGTGAGGACTGGAGACCCGCTTTTCAGATGGCCTCAACATGGACCAGAAGACATCTGGGACGCAGACTCATGGGGGACACCCTTCGACTGGCCGAGGCTCAAATCCTCGCAGCCTTCGCTGACCTCCCTGTCAACACTGAGGTGACACGCCCGACCCAGGCCCTACCCcgccccccccaccaccaccttgGTGTCGGTTGGCACCATTACCGACAGCACCGGCCCGAATTGGTCTCCATACGTGGAACGAGAGGCGGACCCCCCAGCACAGATGACCTCCTTCCTCCCGCATTCCACACCTCCTCCTGCAGTTTTGAAACCACCCTTGGAACAGAGGAGGACACGACACCTCCGTCCTCGCAGCAGATCAGCAGACGACACCACCAACGAGAGGCCGCCCACACAGCCCTCTCCTGCACGTCGCGTAACACCTCCTCCGAGTCCACCTGCAACACAGGACCCTGTTATCCCAACACACGCAAAGGACATCACACAGGAGACCCGCACACAGACCCAGGACAACATCCAACCACCACGGGAGTCCACGGGAGGACGCTTCTTATCGACCTGGACAACGAGGTACTGGATTTTGTGGGACTCACCCCTGTGACGTCATCGGCCAATCCCAACACGCCCCCTGACTGTTCCCAGCTCTTCCGAGATCTTCAAAAGGAGACCGCACAGTCACCACAGGCACCCACCCCTGTCCGGCCCCCATTCATCGACCACCAGGACTCACCTCAGCAGGAACAGGCACCTGAGGGACGTCCTCCAACACCGTCCTCCCCCCCTCCTAGCACGCCCCTTCCCATCCCGGCGACGTGGGAGGGACCCTCGACCCCAACGACCCCACACAGCCCGACCACTTCAGATAGCGCCGAGGAGGTGCAGGTTGTTATGGGTGCCCCCCCTCAAAAACCCACCAGACACCCCAACACATCGCGCAAGATGTCAGATTGGAAGTTGTCGACTAACAGGAGGATCCTGATTGTCGGCGACTCCAACCTGGCACATATACCACCTTTCCACCGCAACGACCTGCAGATCGACAGTTACCCGGGGGCCAATTTCCGGCACGCGGAGGCCCTCCTGGCCAGGGCCAGAGTTGCTGTCCAGGTTGAAGTGCTGGTGTTAGCTTTTGGGCTCAACAACTGTGAGCAAAAAGTTAAGGAGACAACCATTAAACAGCTCCAAGGTGCACTCAGGGCGGCCAGGAACACATTCCCAACTGCCCGGGTGGTAATTCCCCTGTTGAACTATTCAGCTGATCTGCCTTTGGAGGAGATAAAACAATCTCCAGCAGCTGAATAG